A genomic stretch from Triplophysa dalaica isolate WHDGS20190420 chromosome 4, ASM1584641v1, whole genome shotgun sequence includes:
- the flrt1a gene encoding leucine-rich repeat transmembrane protein FLRT1: MAPEGIGELRDLFFLLVLCLTLLAELLEMATASSHGLDGQGGIECPSVCRCDEDFIYCNDRGLSAIPPLPPSATVLYFQNNHIDNPGLPKSLEHHIKVSVIYLYDNELDDFPMQLPPSLRELHLQDNNIRVLPRAALTRLPLLQKLHLDDNSVSTVSIEDQAFADNPRLRLLFLSRNHLSSIPSGLPSALEELHLDDNRISTIPTHAFRGLSSLRRLVLDGNLLANQRIADDTFSRLSNLTELSLVRNSLQTPPLNLPSAHLQRLSLQDNAIIHMPRGSLDSMRRLQRLDLSGNNLTTLPRGLFRDLESLGQLLVRGNPWHCGCNLRWLHDWLEAKGNTITVRGFICQTPEKVRDMALRDLTNQMDECELATAGGGGAGTGNGGNRVSGASFGAISTTHPPPQGSLFTLRSKRPGLGFPETGLDYTLSSSGVGKNLALNVKPLSHDSIRVTWSVAQTTSSFRLSWLRLGTSSTMGSITETLVRGDQREYLLTSLQPASSYIICMVPLVSYSGSRSSLSWGDTDSNEVPVCARTETTDPKNSNDDQAEDQSFVQMTSIPLVGIIGGAITIVSLALIIAIFCWYGHRAGRLTSRDHYSQSTSRKSKHFDDYIESGTKKDNTILEIRGPGFQMTPIAARQPLQPKPVQEDYIIHTIFPSNGTGLYKPPDNISNSGYGINRGYREGGIPDIDYSYT; encoded by the coding sequence ATGGCTCCTGAAGGCATAGGGGAGCTTCGAGACTTGTTCTTTTTACTGGTGCTGTGCCTGACACTTCTGGCTGAGCTATTGGAGATGGCCACAGCTTCTTCTCATGGATTGGATGGTCAGGGTGGCATAGAATGCCCTTCTGTGTGTCGCTGTGATGAAGACTTCATTTACTGCAATGACCGTGGACTGAGCGCAATCCCACCACTACCACCATCTGCAACTGTCCTATATTTTCAGAACAATCACATTGATAATCCAGGTCTTCCTAAATCATTGGAGCATCACATTAAAGTCAGTGTAATCTATCTCTATGATAACGAGTTAGATGACTTTCCAATGCAATTGCCACCTTCATTAAGAGAGCTTCACCTCCAGGACAACAACATTAGAGTGTTGCCACGGGCTGCACTTACCAGACTTCCACTTCTTCAAAAGTTGCATCTGGACGATAACTCTGTTTCTACAGTTAGTATTGAGGATCAGGCTTTTGCAGACAACCCTCGACTACGTCTACTCTTCCTTTCCAGAAACCACCTTTCCAGCATCCCATCAGGTCTTCCTTCGGCACTTGAGGAGCTTCATTTAGATGACAACCGAATCTCCACCATTCCCACTCATGCCTTCCGTGGTTTGTCATCTTTACGCCGCTTGGTTTTGGATGGTAATCTTTTAGCTAATCAGCGTATTGCTGATGATACGTTCTCACGCCTGTCAAACTTAACAGAACTTTCCCTAGTGCGTAATTCTCTTCAGACACCCCCACTAAACCTCCCAAGTGCCCACTTGCAGAGACTGTCCCTTCAGGACAACGCTATAATACACATGCCTCGAGGCTCTCTTGATAGTATGCGGCGACTACAGCGCTTAGATCTTTCTGGAAACAATCTGACAACTCTTCCCAGAGGCTTGTTCAGAGACTTGGAGAGTCTGGGACAGCTGCTAGTGCGAGGAAACCCTTGGCATTGTGGATGTAACTTGCGGTGGCTACATGACTGGCTAGAGGCAAAGGGGAACACAATAACAGTAAGAGGCTTTATCTGTCAAACACCAGAGAAAGTTCGAGACATGGCGCTAAGAGACCTCACAAATCAAATGGATGAATGTGAGTTAGCTACTGCTGGAGGTGGTGGAGCAGGTACAGGGAATGGTGGTAACAGAGTGAGTGGGGCAAGTTTTGGAGCCATTTCTACCACTCACCCCCCACCTCAAGGGTCTCTATTCACACTTCGGTCCAAACGTCCAGGCCTGGGTTTCCCAGAAACTGGGTTGGACTACACATTAAGCAGTAGTGGTGTGGGAAAGAACCTGGCCCTAAATGTGAAACCATTGTCCCATGACAGCATCCGGGTTACTTGGAGTGTGGCGCAAACAACATCTTCATTTCGATTAAGCTGGCTTCGCTTGGGAACCAGCTCTACCATGGGGTCTATCACAGAGACCTTGGTTAGAGGTGATCAGCGGGAGTATCTGCTAACCTCCCTGCAGCCTGCTTCCAGCTACATCATCTGCATGGTGCCTCTAGTGTCTTACAGTGGAAGCAGAAGTAGTTTGTCTTGGGGTGATACAGACTCAAATGAGGTTCCAGTTTGTGCCAGAACTGAAACAACTGATCCCAAAAACTCTAATGATGATCAAGCTGAGGATCAAAGCTTTGTTCAAATGACGTCTATACCACTTGTTGGAATTATTGGAGGTGCTATAACAATAGTTTCCCTGGCTCTAATCATTGCCATTTTTTGCTGGTATGGGCACCGTGCAGGGCGCCTCACCTCAAGAGACCACTACAGCCAAAGCACCTCTCGCAAAAGCAAACACTTCGATGACTACATTGAGTCAGGCACAAAGAAAGATAATACAATTTTAGAGATCAGAGGCCCTGGATTTCAGATGACACCTATAGCAGCAAGACAGCCCCTTCAACCCAAACCTGTACAAGAGGATTACATCATACATACAATATTCCCTTCCAATGGCACAGGTCTATACAAGCCACCCGATAACATAAGCAATTCTGGTTATGGCATAAACCGAGGCTATAGAGAAGGTGGCATTCCCGATATAGATTACTCCTACACATGA